Proteins from a genomic interval of bacterium:
- a CDS encoding T9SS type A sorting domain-containing protein, translated as MKHHRPLFVSAVLRVCLGAFFVLFVLAGTMSAQTPQYYCDQSTGTNIYPFSTTTSSHTEHHYIPNELTGAYPGNITKIWFKRGNATTNPTFTNLTVKLGQTTTTNFPYNTTFATGLTTCYNASTTTLPTGNTNDWFPITLQTPFYYNPNQSLIVNICHDGYSAGIYVRFYSASTGGYRRIYGGAGCTSTGGSGSDYSRYSFGVDMSPALPDDAGISELLSPVNFCAGTLPIQVNLKNFGTNTLNSVTVNWSLNGVPQTPINYTTPMPTLADATITLGSHNFAAGVPTHIVAWTSNPNNTNDSFTANDSLDVTVQPALSGTFTLGGASPDYADFATAVADLNQYGVCGPVVFNVRSGTYNEQIGLQDVAGASAINTVTFQSETGNKQDVEIVWNASGTGDNYVVAMGSAKFVTFKNMTMEATNTSYGRVVYLDGGSTDCTFDNLELIAPDVNSTSNYVCPVYSNTGTQNHRTTFVDCGIREGGYGMYMYGGGTTSTEDDVRIQRCEFTGQYYRPYYGYYLGRINFLDNTVIQEANNTYTYHYPVAFYYGYDSEVERNTIISYGGTYCYGVYFYYENYYQNGNSRFVNNMVSLLDCPQVYYGMYAYRMYNTLFAHNTFHCNTTYASSYLVYAPYAQGSEVYNNIMHQTGNGYCWYEVGSGYITGMDYNNWYSNGNYIAYWGGARSDLAAFQAASGMNANSISKIVTWKDQYSGDLHLTSPSEDDTDLFGTLLSQVTDDIDGEARIQPYMGADEACYITPGSVNYDFVDGQGYPAAYAEAPGTIGVHYSVAFPEYASTITMTVSFYSIPSEQLAYQTTITAQKQYGITLDDIQYINLPSSLQAGTYKIEVNFWTKNSCDAYRDYMPYPSALLIVGEGQQPCVVWPGDVNNDGVVTYVDRRELNLYIFNANLRATWLSGPARYQADSETNPFTYIEWKPQAAAPWYTPEGCYMDTDGNGVVNNMDYIAMKLNWAQTTPWYGGTPKAGTPTAASFAMDQNYPNPFNPSTMIKFAVPEQSHVRLVVTDALGRQVAELVNGNVDQGLHEVQFDGSQLSSGTYIASVTMTGAESGMSFTKNIKMVLSK; from the coding sequence ATGAAGCATCACCGACCGCTGTTTGTCTCTGCTGTTCTGCGTGTATGTCTGGGGGCATTTTTTGTCCTCTTCGTACTGGCAGGTACGATGTCGGCGCAGACGCCACAGTATTACTGCGACCAGTCGACCGGCACGAATATTTACCCGTTCTCGACCACAACGTCTTCTCATACGGAACATCATTACATTCCGAATGAATTGACCGGAGCCTATCCGGGCAACATCACGAAGATCTGGTTCAAGCGCGGCAATGCGACGACAAACCCCACCTTCACGAATCTGACCGTGAAACTGGGACAGACGACAACGACGAACTTCCCCTACAATACGACGTTCGCCACGGGCCTGACCACGTGCTACAATGCCAGCACGACGACATTGCCCACCGGCAACACGAACGACTGGTTTCCGATCACGCTGCAGACGCCCTTCTATTATAATCCCAACCAGTCCCTCATTGTGAATATCTGTCATGATGGGTACTCCGCCGGAATCTACGTTCGTTTCTACAGTGCCAGCACAGGTGGATATCGTCGTATTTACGGTGGTGCAGGCTGCACCTCGACCGGTGGTTCAGGTTCGGATTATTCCCGTTACTCCTTTGGTGTTGACATGTCGCCGGCCCTGCCTGATGATGCAGGTATTTCCGAGCTTCTGAGCCCGGTAAACTTCTGCGCCGGTACGCTTCCGATCCAGGTCAACCTGAAGAACTTCGGAACCAACACGCTCAACAGTGTGACTGTGAACTGGTCGCTCAACGGCGTCCCACAGACACCGATCAACTATACGACACCGATGCCGACGCTGGCCGACGCCACCATCACACTTGGTTCGCACAATTTTGCAGCCGGTGTGCCGACGCATATCGTCGCGTGGACCTCGAATCCGAACAACACCAACGACAGTTTCACCGCCAACGATTCGCTCGACGTGACTGTGCAGCCAGCCCTGAGCGGTACCTTTACCCTCGGAGGTGCTTCGCCGGATTATGCCGATTTCGCAACCGCTGTTGCGGATCTCAACCAGTATGGTGTCTGTGGTCCCGTGGTCTTCAACGTTCGCTCCGGTACGTATAACGAGCAGATCGGACTGCAGGATGTTGCAGGAGCCTCCGCTATCAATACGGTCACCTTCCAGTCGGAGACCGGGAACAAGCAGGACGTCGAAATTGTCTGGAATGCCAGTGGCACCGGTGACAACTACGTGGTCGCCATGGGATCCGCAAAATTTGTGACCTTCAAGAATATGACCATGGAAGCGACCAATACTTCCTACGGTCGCGTGGTGTATCTCGACGGTGGGTCGACGGACTGCACGTTTGACAATCTCGAGCTCATCGCACCTGACGTCAACTCTACGTCGAATTACGTCTGTCCTGTGTACTCGAATACAGGAACGCAGAATCATCGCACCACATTCGTGGATTGCGGCATCCGTGAAGGCGGGTACGGCATGTACATGTACGGCGGCGGCACGACCAGCACGGAAGACGATGTCCGCATTCAGCGCTGCGAGTTCACCGGCCAGTACTATCGTCCCTACTACGGCTACTATCTCGGCCGCATCAACTTCCTCGACAATACCGTCATCCAGGAAGCGAACAACACGTACACGTATCATTATCCGGTCGCGTTCTACTATGGCTACGACTCCGAGGTCGAGCGCAATACCATCATTTCCTATGGTGGCACATACTGCTACGGTGTGTATTTCTACTACGAGAACTACTACCAGAACGGCAACTCCCGCTTCGTGAACAACATGGTCAGTCTGCTCGACTGTCCCCAGGTCTACTACGGCATGTATGCGTACCGCATGTACAACACGCTGTTCGCACACAACACCTTCCATTGCAACACGACGTATGCCAGCAGCTACCTGGTGTACGCACCGTATGCGCAGGGCAGTGAAGTGTACAACAACATCATGCATCAGACCGGGAACGGCTACTGCTGGTACGAAGTCGGCAGCGGCTATATCACGGGCATGGACTACAACAACTGGTATTCGAACGGCAACTACATCGCCTACTGGGGCGGTGCCCGCTCGGATCTCGCAGCATTCCAGGCAGCATCCGGCATGAATGCCAACTCGATCAGCAAGATCGTGACGTGGAAAGATCAGTACTCGGGTGACCTGCATCTGACCTCCCCATCCGAGGATGATACGGATCTGTTCGGAACGCTGCTCTCGCAGGTGACCGATGATATCGACGGCGAAGCACGTATTCAGCCGTACATGGGTGCCGATGAAGCCTGCTACATCACGCCGGGCTCGGTCAACTACGACTTTGTTGACGGCCAGGGTTACCCTGCCGCCTACGCGGAAGCCCCGGGCACTATCGGTGTGCATTACTCGGTGGCTTTCCCCGAGTATGCCTCGACGATCACGATGACCGTGAGCTTCTACTCCATTCCGAGCGAGCAGCTTGCCTATCAGACGACCATAACCGCGCAGAAGCAGTATGGCATCACACTCGATGACATTCAGTACATCAATCTGCCGTCTTCGCTCCAGGCGGGCACCTACAAGATCGAGGTGAACTTCTGGACGAAGAACAGCTGCGACGCCTACCGCGATTACATGCCGTATCCTTCGGCCCTGCTCATCGTGGGCGAAGGACAGCAGCCGTGCGTTGTCTGGCCGGGTGATGTGAACAACGACGGTGTGGTCACGTATGTTGACCGCCGTGAACTGAACCTCTACATCTTCAACGCCAATCTCCGCGCCACCTGGCTGAGCGGTCCCGCGCGTTACCAGGCCGATTCCGAGACGAATCCGTTCACGTACATCGAATGGAAACCGCAGGCAGCCGCTCCGTGGTACACGCCTGAGGGTTGCTACATGGATACGGACGGAAACGGTGTTGTCAACAACATGGATTACATCGCCATGAAGCTGAACTGGGCGCAGACGACGCCATGGTACGGTGGCACGCCGAAGGCCGGTACACCGACCGCAGCCAGCTTCGCGATGGATCAGAACTATCCGAACCCCTTCAATCCGTCGACGATGATCAAGTTCGCGGTACCCGAGCAGTCGCATGTGCGCCTGGTCGTGACCGACGCACTTGGCCGTCAAGTGGCGGAACTGGTCAACGGGAACGTGGACCAGGGTCTGCATGAAGTGCAGTTCGACGGCTCCCAGCTTTCGAGCGGTACGTACATCGCAAGCGTGACCATGACCGGCGCCGAGTCGGGCATGAGTTTCACAAAGAATATCAAGATGGTGCTCAGCAAGTAG
- a CDS encoding thioredoxin family protein, producing the protein MSESSESRLIQKLQAAPALVAYFSTPTCNVCKVLRPKVEAMVADFEGVEFQYVDSSLYPAVAGQHVVFAVPTIILFVDGREMRRFSRNFSTDDFERSLKNMLP; encoded by the coding sequence ATGAGTGAGAGCAGTGAATCGCGACTGATTCAGAAATTGCAAGCCGCTCCGGCATTGGTCGCCTACTTTTCCACTCCGACCTGTAATGTCTGCAAAGTGCTGCGCCCCAAGGTTGAGGCGATGGTTGCGGACTTTGAGGGGGTTGAGTTTCAGTATGTTGATTCTTCGCTGTATCCCGCGGTTGCCGGACAGCATGTTGTCTTTGCGGTGCCGACAATCATTCTTTTCGTGGATGGACGGGAGATGCGGCGATTCAGCAGGAATTTCTCTACCGATGATTTTGAGCGCAGCCTGAAGAACATGCTGCCCTGA
- a CDS encoding enoyl-CoA hydratase/isomerase family protein, whose amino-acid sequence MGELVKIRREGHVARLTINREEKRNALNAEVVSELQVAFDTQDLDPEIRVIVLTGEGSVFCAGADLAYLQMINENSVLENAEDSEALMRLMYSIRNSSTPTIAKINGHAIAGGFGLALTCDILVAVDSARFGFTEVRIGFVPAIVMKLAMERAGMGRARELLLRGHLINTVEAETYGLINHVVAADKLDESVQSIAEEFATQISPQAAAMTKRLMSDVAHRDLYDAMHFASRQNAISRETDDFSEGIASFLEKRKPHW is encoded by the coding sequence ATGGGTGAATTGGTGAAGATCCGGCGAGAGGGACATGTGGCGAGGCTTACGATCAATAGGGAGGAAAAGCGAAATGCTCTGAATGCTGAGGTAGTGAGCGAATTGCAGGTGGCTTTCGACACACAGGATCTGGACCCGGAGATTCGGGTGATTGTGCTGACGGGAGAAGGTTCGGTGTTCTGCGCGGGCGCGGATCTCGCGTATCTGCAGATGATCAATGAGAACAGTGTGCTGGAGAACGCGGAGGATTCGGAAGCACTGATGCGGCTGATGTATTCCATACGGAACAGCAGTACCCCGACAATCGCGAAGATTAACGGACACGCAATCGCGGGGGGATTCGGATTGGCACTGACCTGTGATATTTTGGTGGCTGTTGACAGCGCGCGCTTTGGCTTCACAGAGGTCCGCATTGGCTTTGTTCCGGCAATCGTCATGAAACTGGCCATGGAACGCGCAGGCATGGGACGAGCGAGGGAATTGCTGCTGCGGGGACATCTTATCAATACGGTCGAAGCTGAGACCTACGGACTTATCAATCACGTGGTGGCTGCGGACAAACTTGATGAAAGCGTGCAGTCCATCGCAGAAGAATTTGCCACGCAGATATCCCCCCAGGCGGCTGCAATGACCAAACGGCTCATGAGCGATGTTGCACATCGTGATCTGTACGATGCCATGCATTTCGCCTCACGCCAGAACGCCATCAGCCGCGAAACCGACGACTTCAGCGAAGGCATCGCCAGCTTCCTCGAAAAACGAAAACCCCACTGGTAA
- a CDS encoding S8 family peptidase: MHARILHIVIFFLLVLPAQAQQRHWVFFADRGPDTEQRISRMLTEGTLSDEALQRRGGTPLAEDLPPYPAYVRAVEDCGAEVVAESRWLNAVSVRASLSQLVRIGLLPGVLHVQPVRTWQSVGIEPPALARTGQAGEHGLNYGFSEEQLAVIRVPDVHDIWIDGTGITVGMLDNGFRWRTHEAMKNIDVRGEFDVINQDDDTQNEEDENYGQDSHGTVTFSALAGFKEGEVIGPAFNAAYYLAKTEVDGSETQIEEDYWVEGIEWLETQGVAIVSASLAYSEWDDGTGYSYANGDYDGRTAVTTRAAVEAMRRGVVVVTAMGNEGPSAATLLAPSDADSIISVGAMTFTGAVAGFSSRGPTSDLRIKPDVCAPGSSVYSASKNGDDTYTLSSGTSLATPLTAGVAALVRSARPELTPVEVRDALRETASNAGSPDNAAGWGMVNAWDALLYNGMVISTNPRYYYNGSQTTILAWVVSHSPVKSDVVSCTYSVNGGDMQPLRMDLLRPYAGEGEGSGLYMVTLPELAQGSEVRYFITAEDGRETRTSPYDVPRNQHRLVTGETYLLGAENLLPADLALSQNYPNPYEPSVSAGTTITFDVPMPGGQVRLDLYDTAGRRVKTLVEGIRGAGTHSVRLDNIPLSSGVYIYALQFGGKQIMRRMLVLQ, translated from the coding sequence ATGCACGCGCGCATTCTGCACATCGTCATTTTCTTCCTGCTCGTTCTTCCCGCACAGGCGCAGCAGCGTCACTGGGTGTTCTTTGCCGATCGCGGTCCCGACACAGAGCAGCGCATTTCGCGCATGCTCACCGAAGGGACACTCTCGGATGAGGCGTTGCAGCGCAGGGGTGGTACCCCCCTGGCGGAGGACCTTCCGCCATATCCCGCCTACGTGCGCGCGGTGGAGGACTGTGGTGCGGAAGTCGTGGCGGAGTCCCGCTGGCTGAATGCCGTAAGCGTTCGCGCGAGTCTCTCGCAGCTTGTGCGCATTGGCCTCTTACCCGGAGTCCTGCATGTGCAGCCTGTCCGCACCTGGCAGTCCGTCGGCATAGAGCCGCCCGCGCTCGCACGCACCGGGCAGGCAGGGGAGCACGGACTCAACTACGGTTTTTCCGAAGAGCAGCTCGCCGTGATACGCGTGCCGGATGTGCATGACATCTGGATCGATGGCACAGGCATAACTGTCGGCATGCTCGACAACGGATTTCGCTGGCGCACACATGAAGCGATGAAGAATATTGATGTGCGTGGGGAATTCGATGTTATCAACCAGGACGATGATACGCAGAACGAAGAAGACGAAAACTACGGGCAGGATTCACACGGAACGGTGACCTTCTCCGCGCTTGCCGGATTCAAGGAAGGGGAAGTGATTGGTCCCGCCTTCAACGCTGCATACTACCTCGCCAAGACGGAGGTCGATGGCAGCGAGACGCAGATTGAGGAAGACTACTGGGTTGAAGGGATCGAATGGTTGGAAACGCAGGGTGTAGCCATCGTATCCGCTTCCCTCGCTTACTCCGAGTGGGATGACGGGACAGGCTACAGCTACGCAAACGGTGATTACGATGGAAGAACGGCAGTGACCACACGTGCGGCCGTCGAAGCCATGCGCCGCGGCGTTGTCGTTGTGACCGCCATGGGGAATGAAGGTCCTTCTGCCGCGACACTCCTCGCACCCTCGGATGCGGACAGCATCATTTCCGTCGGCGCGATGACATTTACCGGTGCCGTCGCCGGATTCAGTTCGCGTGGACCGACAAGTGATCTCCGCATCAAGCCTGATGTCTGCGCTCCGGGATCCTCTGTCTATTCGGCCAGCAAAAACGGGGATGACACGTACACACTCAGCAGTGGCACTTCGCTCGCGACACCGCTGACAGCCGGTGTGGCTGCGCTCGTCCGCTCCGCGCGTCCTGAACTGACTCCCGTAGAAGTGCGCGACGCATTGCGAGAGACCGCGTCCAATGCCGGTAGTCCCGACAACGCTGCGGGCTGGGGCATGGTCAACGCCTGGGATGCGCTGCTCTACAACGGGATGGTGATCAGTACGAATCCGCGCTACTATTACAACGGTTCGCAGACGACCATCCTTGCCTGGGTGGTATCGCATTCTCCGGTAAAGAGCGATGTGGTGAGTTGCACGTATTCGGTGAACGGAGGAGATATGCAACCGCTGCGGATGGACCTGCTGCGTCCATACGCCGGTGAAGGAGAAGGGTCGGGACTGTATATGGTCACGCTTCCGGAACTCGCGCAGGGAAGTGAGGTACGCTATTTCATTACCGCTGAAGACGGACGCGAAACGCGAACTTCACCGTATGACGTTCCCCGGAATCAGCATCGCCTCGTCACGGGAGAAACGTACCTGCTCGGGGCCGAAAACCTGCTTCCCGCCGACCTGGCGCTTTCTCAGAACTATCCCAATCCCTATGAACCTTCGGTTTCCGCGGGTACCACCATCACTTTCGACGTCCCCATGCCTGGTGGACAGGTCCGGCTCGATCTCTATGACACGGCCGGACGCAGGGTGAAGACGCTGGTTGAAGGAATCCGTGGCGCTGGAACGCACAGCGTGCGGCTGGACAACATCCCGCTTTCGAGCGGCGTGTATATATACGCGCTGCAGTTCGGCGGAAAACAGATCATGCGCCGCATGCTGGTATTGCAGTAA
- a CDS encoding AAA family ATPase, protein MTDQQQAANDLQAVKALHDSYTRLTAEVGKIIIGQHDIVEQIITAMLAQGHCLLVGVPGLAKTLLIKTLAEVIDLRFSRIQFTPDLMPSDITGTEIIEDDRTTGAKAFRFIKGPVFANIVLADEINRTPPKTQAALLEAMQEHSVTAAGVRYALEEPFFVLATQNPIEQEGTYPLPEAQLDRFMFNLWLDYPTHEEEELIVKNTTSPLTAELQTVMSGEDIVTYQDLVRRVPVADNVINFAVDLVTRTRPTEEKAPQFIKDWLRWGAGPRASQYLILGAKTRAILTGRPMPDIDDVRAVARPVLRHRLVTNFNAEADGVSTVEIIDRLLNA, encoded by the coding sequence ATGACTGATCAACAGCAAGCCGCCAACGATCTGCAGGCCGTCAAGGCCCTGCACGACAGCTATACACGACTCACCGCCGAGGTGGGAAAAATCATCATCGGTCAGCACGATATTGTCGAGCAGATCATCACTGCAATGCTCGCTCAGGGACACTGTCTTCTCGTCGGTGTTCCGGGGCTCGCGAAAACACTGCTGATCAAGACGCTGGCCGAAGTGATTGACCTGCGCTTCAGCCGTATCCAGTTCACCCCTGATCTCATGCCGAGTGACATTACCGGTACGGAGATTATCGAGGATGACCGGACAACGGGTGCGAAGGCCTTTCGTTTCATCAAGGGACCCGTGTTCGCGAACATTGTTCTCGCTGACGAGATCAACCGCACACCACCGAAAACGCAGGCCGCATTGCTGGAAGCCATGCAGGAACACAGCGTGACTGCCGCCGGCGTGCGCTATGCCCTGGAGGAACCGTTCTTTGTGCTCGCGACCCAGAATCCCATCGAGCAGGAAGGCACCTACCCTCTGCCCGAGGCGCAGCTCGATCGTTTCATGTTCAACCTCTGGCTCGATTATCCGACGCATGAAGAGGAAGAACTCATTGTGAAGAATACCACGAGTCCGCTTACCGCCGAGCTGCAGACGGTGATGTCCGGTGAAGACATCGTGACGTATCAGGACCTGGTGCGCAGGGTACCGGTGGCTGACAATGTGATCAACTTCGCTGTCGACCTCGTGACACGCACGCGTCCCACTGAAGAGAAGGCACCGCAGTTCATCAAGGACTGGCTGCGCTGGGGTGCGGGTCCGCGCGCGTCGCAGTACCTGATCCTGGGTGCGAAAACCCGTGCCATTCTCACCGGACGTCCCATGCCCGATATCGATGACGTGCGCGCCGTCGCCCGTCCCGTACTCCGGCATCGACTCGTGACGAATTTCAACGCCGAGGCCGACGGCGTGTCCACCGTAGAAATTATCGACCGCTTGCTCAACGCGTAA
- a CDS encoding insulinase family protein — translation MAGERHSFDRSRPPLPGTPKDVRFPDWFEETLSNGLRVIVYEQHALPLAAINLVAHGGSFYDGAFPGLAGMTAELLTKGTASRSASDIVEEIEFLGGSIGSNAGWDSISIGASLLSRHLEQAMEVVADCARTPSFPDEEIERVREQRLADILQNQSSPGVLAWDRLSQAIYGVHPYGQSPDGDVASVSAMNAEQIRAFHSGRFVASNMVLLVVGDVDPSQLLQLAERHFGDMPQGEATPLPAQLPDITPARKVQIVDRPRAVQSSVFVGHVGLPRNHEDFIPAYLLNMLFGGYFGSRLNLNLREDKGYTYGAHARFDARRHAGPFSAGAEVRNEVTDASITEILFEMRRIREERVSDEELENVKSYVTGSFPLQIETPMQVAQRIMNIELYGLEKTYYNSFNSRILAVTAEDIQQVAQRCFHPEQAVIVAAGRGSLLRNTLERFGTVELFDAEGKRIPNVETQAQET, via the coding sequence ATGGCAGGAGAACGTCATAGCTTCGACCGCAGCCGTCCACCGCTCCCCGGAACCCCGAAGGATGTGCGTTTCCCGGACTGGTTCGAGGAGACGCTCTCGAACGGACTCAGGGTCATCGTCTACGAGCAGCATGCGCTGCCCCTGGCCGCGATCAATCTGGTCGCACACGGGGGATCGTTTTACGACGGTGCATTCCCCGGCCTCGCCGGGATGACCGCGGAGCTGCTGACGAAGGGGACAGCCTCGCGCAGCGCGTCCGATATCGTGGAAGAGATCGAGTTTCTCGGTGGCAGCATTGGCAGCAATGCCGGGTGGGACAGTATTTCCATCGGCGCAAGTCTGCTTTCGCGTCATCTCGAACAGGCTATGGAAGTCGTCGCGGATTGCGCGCGCACGCCTTCATTCCCTGATGAGGAAATCGAACGCGTGCGGGAGCAGCGCCTGGCAGATATTCTGCAAAACCAATCGAGTCCCGGCGTACTCGCGTGGGATCGTCTCTCGCAGGCCATCTACGGAGTGCATCCTTACGGACAGTCACCTGATGGCGACGTGGCATCGGTCAGCGCAATGAATGCCGAACAGATTCGCGCCTTCCACAGCGGACGCTTTGTCGCGTCGAACATGGTACTGCTTGTCGTCGGTGACGTCGACCCGTCGCAACTGCTTCAGCTTGCCGAGCGCCATTTCGGTGACATGCCTCAGGGTGAGGCGACGCCGCTTCCCGCGCAGCTGCCGGATATCACGCCCGCACGAAAAGTGCAGATTGTGGACCGTCCCCGCGCCGTGCAGTCCTCCGTCTTCGTCGGACATGTCGGACTGCCGCGCAACCACGAAGATTTCATTCCCGCCTACCTGCTCAACATGCTGTTCGGCGGGTACTTCGGTTCACGGCTCAACCTCAACCTGCGTGAGGACAAGGGATACACCTACGGCGCGCATGCGCGATTTGATGCGCGCAGGCATGCCGGTCCTTTCAGCGCGGGCGCGGAGGTGCGCAACGAAGTGACCGATGCCTCCATCACGGAAATCCTCTTCGAAATGCGCCGCATCCGCGAGGAGCGCGTGAGCGACGAGGAGCTGGAGAACGTGAAGAGCTACGTGACCGGCAGCTTCCCGCTGCAGATAGAAACGCCCATGCAGGTGGCGCAGCGTATCATGAACATCGAGCTTTACGGACTCGAAAAAACCTATTACAACAGCTTCAACAGCCGCATTCTCGCCGTGACGGCGGAAGACATCCAGCAGGTGGCGCAGCGCTGCTTCCATCCGGAGCAGGCGGTGATTGTCGCCGCGGGACGCGGAAGCCTATTGCGCAACACACTGGAACGCTTTGGCACGGTAGAACTGTTTGACGCGGAAGGGAAGCGCATTCCCAATGTCGAAACCCAGGCACAGGAAACATGA
- a CDS encoding insulinase family protein: MTHINVEFEEYDLANGMHVILHQDSTLPIVALNLWYHVGSKNEHEGETGFAHLFEHMMFQGSEHIPANMHFQHVQSAGGTLNASTSFDRTNYYETLPAHQLELGLWLEADRMRSLAVTAENLENQRNVVMEERRSRYDNQPYGTMMMELFARAYKMQPYRWPTIGSMTDIQSATLEQVRAFHDMYYRPENASLCLTGDFDRDTAMALIEKHFADISNGEGEMYRPFIHEPPQTTQVRDYVYDNIPLPGLMVGMHIPEMNHADFVALDLLASILTSGESSRLYRKFVYESRIAQSIVSFAYDLELPGLFLFRLIAQQGKTPDMLESMLWKELEDVRRNGVTEQELQKAKNRTETMFVRSVTSLASRADLLNSFHVLAGDAHKLQTHRERIHAVTREDVRRVASTWLTEHNATCLHYLPYPKQSSEN; the protein is encoded by the coding sequence TTGACACATATCAACGTCGAATTTGAAGAATACGATCTCGCCAACGGCATGCATGTCATCCTGCATCAGGATTCGACATTGCCTATCGTGGCGCTGAACCTCTGGTACCACGTCGGATCGAAAAACGAGCATGAGGGGGAAACGGGGTTCGCGCATCTGTTCGAACACATGATGTTCCAGGGGTCGGAGCATATTCCCGCGAATATGCACTTTCAGCATGTTCAGAGCGCGGGTGGCACGCTCAATGCATCCACCTCCTTTGATCGCACCAATTACTACGAAACGCTTCCCGCGCATCAGCTTGAACTCGGACTCTGGCTGGAGGCCGACCGGATGCGTTCGCTTGCCGTCACCGCGGAGAACCTGGAAAACCAGCGTAACGTGGTGATGGAAGAGCGACGTTCGCGATACGACAATCAGCCGTATGGCACGATGATGATGGAATTGTTCGCACGTGCATACAAAATGCAGCCGTATCGCTGGCCCACCATTGGGAGCATGACCGACATACAGTCAGCCACACTCGAGCAGGTTCGCGCGTTTCACGACATGTACTACCGCCCCGAAAATGCTTCGCTCTGCCTGACCGGGGATTTTGATCGGGATACCGCCATGGCGCTGATCGAAAAGCACTTTGCGGATATCAGCAACGGCGAAGGGGAAATGTATCGTCCCTTCATCCATGAGCCGCCGCAGACCACGCAGGTGCGGGATTACGTCTACGATAATATCCCTCTGCCCGGACTCATGGTAGGCATGCATATCCCGGAAATGAATCATGCAGATTTCGTGGCGCTCGACCTCCTGGCCTCCATCCTCACATCGGGGGAGAGCTCGCGGCTGTACCGGAAGTTCGTGTACGAATCCCGCATCGCACAGTCCATCGTTTCCTTCGCCTACGACCTCGAACTGCCGGGTCTTTTCCTGTTTCGCCTCATCGCCCAGCAGGGAAAAACACCCGACATGCTCGAAAGCATGCTGTGGAAAGAACTCGAGGATGTGCGGCGCAACGGTGTGACGGAACAGGAACTGCAGAAAGCGAAAAACCGTACGGAAACCATGTTCGTCCGCTCGGTCACCTCGCTGGCGTCACGGGCGGATCTGCTGAATTCCTTCCACGTTCTGGCCGGCGACGCGCACAAGCTGCAGACGCATCGCGAGCGCATTCATGCAGTCACGCGCGAAGATGTGCGTCGTGTGGCGTCGACCTGGCTGACCGAACACAACGCGACCTGCCTTCACTATCTCCCGTACCCGAAACAGTCATCGGAGAACTGA